A stretch of the Thalassotalea euphylliae genome encodes the following:
- a CDS encoding ParB/RepB/Spo0J family partition protein: MSPAKRRGLGRGLDALLTQAPKADENVDNDMQDVSAAPEKGELRKLPIEQLQPGKYQPRKDMSPDALEELSSSIKAQGIIQPIVVRSVGDHQFEIIAGERRWRAAQLAELAEVPCLVKDVADEAAVAIALIENIQREDLNAMEEAIALERLLTEFELTHQEVAEAVGKSRTTVTNLLRLNNLNDEVKTLLEHGDIEMGHARALLSLEGDVQNTTARTVVAKELTVRETEALIKKVQEPPAEKAPQQPDPNTVSLEQQLAERLGSQVSISHNKKGKGKLVISYTNLEELDGILAKIH; this comes from the coding sequence ATGAGCCCTGCAAAACGTCGCGGTTTAGGCCGAGGTTTAGATGCTTTGTTAACACAAGCCCCTAAGGCTGATGAAAATGTTGATAACGACATGCAAGACGTTAGTGCAGCGCCAGAAAAAGGTGAATTGCGTAAATTACCGATTGAGCAATTGCAACCGGGTAAATATCAACCGCGCAAAGATATGTCGCCGGATGCGTTAGAAGAATTATCCAGTTCGATTAAGGCACAAGGTATTATCCAGCCAATCGTTGTGCGCAGTGTTGGTGATCACCAATTCGAAATTATTGCGGGTGAACGCCGTTGGCGCGCAGCTCAACTAGCTGAACTTGCTGAAGTCCCATGTTTGGTTAAAGATGTAGCGGATGAAGCCGCTGTCGCGATCGCACTGATTGAAAATATTCAACGTGAAGATCTTAATGCGATGGAAGAAGCGATAGCATTAGAACGCTTATTGACTGAGTTTGAACTAACTCACCAAGAAGTCGCCGAGGCGGTAGGAAAATCGCGCACAACAGTGACAAACTTACTTCGTTTAAATAACCTGAATGACGAAGTAAAAACCTTGCTAGAGCATGGTGATATTGAAATGGGTCACGCCCGTGCTTTGTTATCACTTGAAGGCGATGTGCAAAACACTACTGCACGTACTGTTGTGGCAAAAGAGCTGACAGTGCGTGAAACAGAAGCCTTAATTAAAAAAGTGCAAGAGCCGCCAGCAGAAAAAGCGCCTCAGCAACCGGATCCCAACACAGTGTCATTGGAACAACAGCTAGCTGAGCGTCTAGGATCGCAAGTGTCGATCAGCCACAACAAAAAAGGCAAAGGCAAGCTGGTGATTTCTTATACCAACCTTGAAGAACTTGACGGCATTTTGGCGAAAATTCACTAA